The following coding sequences lie in one Cryptococcus gattii WM276 chromosome L, complete sequence genomic window:
- a CDS encoding Hypothetical Protein (Similar to TIGR gene model, INSD accession AAW45088.1) — translation MPSQKFTEYLLNKYADDFKAATTHPFLEQAGKGVIGPKSLRAWLKQDYLYAYVGYIKFASSVLSHLHIPTPLSTPSPNTSKAISVLTFSLANVKRETDFFVSTAKAHGLDVFSPDANDGAEGGLLGEYNEITRAYVDFLHAVGGVGAVEEGLVLLWAMEIAYLTAWRNAKSLRPETLTSADPSSLSQTQQALLKFVDNWTSDEFVEFVTDCADIVDGAGIEIGSALAERCETVFKRTLWLEQRFWPSV, via the exons ATGCCATCCCAAAAGTTTACGGAATACCTCCTTAACAAATAC GCTGATGACTTCAAAGCGGCCACCACCCATCCATTCTTGGAGCAAGCTGGGAAAGGTGTCATTGGCCCCAAGTCTCTCAGAGCCTGGCTTAAGCAGGATTACCTGTATGCCTACGTAGGATACATCAAG TTTGCATCTTCCGTTTTATCCCATCTACACATCCCTACCCCTCTTTCCACCCCCTCACCCAACACATCCAAAGCCATCTCGGTCCTCACATTCTCACTCGCCAACGTGAAACGCGAGACAGACTTCTTTGTATCTACTGCCAAGGCCCATGGTCTGGATGTTTTCTCTCCGGATGCGAACGATGGGGCCGAAGGTGGCTTGTTGGGCGAGTACAATGAAATAACACGAGCGTATGTGGACTTTTTACATGCAGTTGGTGGGGTGGGCGCTGTCGAGGAAGGCCTTGTGCTGCTTTGGGCAATGGAGATT GCCTATTTAACCGCCTGGAGAAACGCCAAATCTTTGCGACCTGAAACTCTTACCTCTGCCGATCCCTCGAGTCTTTCTCAAACACAGCAAGCATTACTGAAATTCGTTGACAACTGGACATCCGACGAGTTTGTCGAGTTTGTGACTGATTGTGCCGACATTGTCGATGGAGCTGGTATCGAAATTGGAAGCGCTCTTGCAGAACGTTGTGAGACG GTGTTCAAGAGGACCCTTTGGCTTGAACAACGTTTCTGGCCTTCTGTATAG
- a CDS encoding uncharacterized protein (Similar to SGTC gene model, INSD accession EAL17704.1) has product MPIPFLRPLTGTVRQQARRGYASVLEQPPQKPAQELPLRLQAIKLYKELHRLGRDYPDPAYDFNKRLRRAFEKNAKVTDPEALKKQLELGEHIKKEVLSLISLKKFRHLRRAYHPNEGPR; this is encoded by the exons ATGCCCATCCCTTTTTTGCGCCCACTTACCGGCACCGTTCGTCAACAAGCTCGACGAGGCTACGCATCTGTCTTAGAGCAGCCACCTCAGAAGCCCGCTCAAGAGCTTCCATTGAGGCTACAAGCTATTAAACTTTACAAAGAG CTGCACCGACTTGGACGTGATTA CCCTGATCCTGCCTATGACTTCAACAAGCGTCTACGAAGGGCCTTTGAGA AAAATGCAAAGGTCACTGACCCCGAAGCTTTGAAGAAGCAACTTGAACTGGGAGAACATATCAAGAAAG AGGTCCTTTCCCTTATTTCACTCAAGAAATTCCGTCATCTCAGGCGAGCTTATCACCCAAACGAAGGTCCTCGTTAG
- a CDS encoding uncharacterized protein (Similar to TIGR gene model, INSD accession AAW45257.1) produces MSPPSPKQPLTPSLQKDRKPLPKWEKVLWRSQPYPDNYVPPDFLSALNDIPPRRRPPFHALLLACLPISQHISSIAIFLAIFAALLEGRVTPEAVGCGCVLSGISGWAIWTWGWGRWGPKEPPDPLIPTPTPLRTLILPPLLLSLLSPVLGTLTSATTSDSIWPLAGGLGFVHLLLVDFRTGEDVRVLRRRERLRKRRGSVGWREIGEEKSLTSSLSLTSALSASVVLASRLPSTAHVFSLVLLAVLLFAGWPVITKSVREAGRGFSFVLTLSTMTLALSLFPASPSIFSGIYLGYLPSTPILVFLLILFLVNFIGPAMLWYAWRWKIRRGGGWDVATIRVRQNRP; encoded by the exons ATGTCCCCTCCTTCCCCCAAGCAGCCCTTGACACCTTCGTTACAAAAAGACCGGAAACCTCTGCCCAAATGGGAAAAAGTCTTGTGGAGAAGCCAGCCTTATCCTGACAACTACGTTCCTCCTGACTTTTTATCAGCACTTAATGATATAC CACCCCGCCGACGGCCGCCTTTTCACGCCCTGCTGTTAGCATGCCTCCCCATTTCACAGCATATCTCTAGTATTGCCATATTCCTCGCAATATTTGCCGCGCTTTTGGAAGGAAGAGTCACTCCAGAAGCTGTGGGCTGCGGATGCGTACTGAGCGGCATTAGCGGATGGGCAATATGGACGTGGGGTTGGGGTAGATGGGGTCCCAAAGAGCCTCCAG ATCCATTGATACCCACACCGACTCCACTTCGCACGCTTATACtacctcctctccttctttcccttctttcccccGTGCTGGGAACCTTGACGTCCGCGACAACTTCAGATTCAATCTGGCCTTTAGCCGGCGGCCTCGGGTTTGTGCATCTCTTGCTGGTGGATTTCAGGACAGGAGAAGATGTGAGGGTTTTGAGGAGACGAGAAAGGTTGAGAAAGCGACGTGGTAGTGTGGGCTGGAGGGAAATTGGAGAGGAGAAAAG CTTGACATCGTCGCTGTCACTGACCTCGGCGCTTTCAGCATCCGTCGTACTTGCTTCTCGTCTACCCTCAACGGCTCATGTCTTTTCCTTGGTCCTGCTTGCCGTGTTGCTATTTGCTGGCTGGCCAGTCATAACAAAAAGTGTACGC GAGGCTGGTAGAGGATTCTCATTCGTATTGACTCTATCAACAATGACACTCGCTTTATCGCTTTTTCCTGCGAGtccttccatcttttcTGGCATTTACCTCGGGTACCTTCCGTCAACACCAATTCTAGTGTTCCTGCTGATTCTTTTTCTGGTCAATTTCATTGGCCCTGCCATGCTTTGGTACGCTTGGCGATGGAAAATCCGGCGTGGCGGCGGCTGGGATGTTGCGACAATTCGAGTGCGCCAGAATCGGCCATGA
- a CDS encoding uncharacterized protein (Similar to TIGR gene model, INSD accession AAW45087.1) — MASLVANSSEISSPATALPRSTSSSSDATVKEVNPLNPNNLKPCCACPETKQARDDCFIRSAPGEGETNCREFIEAHKACMRGYGFKV, encoded by the exons ATGGCTTCCCTTGTTGCTAACTC CTCCGAAATTTCCTCTCCCGCCACCGCTCTTCCTCGATCAacctcatcttcctcagATGCTACAGTCAAGGAAGTGAACCCCTTGAATCCCAACAACTTGAAGCC ATGTTGCGCCTGCCCCGAGACCAAGCAAGCTAGGGATGACTGCTTCATCAGATCTGCACCTGGAGAGGGCGAAACGAACTGCAGGGAATTTATCGAGGCCCACAAGGCTTGTATGAGGGGTTACGGCTTTAAGGTTTAA
- a CDS encoding uncharacterized protein (Similar to SGTC gene model, INSD accession EAL17708.1): MSAPLQQSNAQNTVPPSAAQPSFLQKKGLLGAAGRGVVKPGSIVSPSDVLSPISAKLNSSKQRHFQKGKPVHLASQLSQLASQASPASKENKPKIDDF; encoded by the exons ATGTCCGCTCCTCTTCAGCAATCGAACG CTCAAAACACCGTTCCTCCCTCCGCCGCTCAGCCTAGCTTCttgcagaagaagggtCTTCTAGGTGCTGCTGGCCGTGGTGTCGTTAAGCCCGG TTCTATCGTTTCTCCTTCAGATGTCCTTTCACCCATCTCTGCAAAGTTGAACAGCTCTAAGCAAAGGCACTTCCAGAA GGGTAAACCCGTACACCTTGCCAGTCAACTTAGTCAGCTCGCGAGCCAAGCCAGCCCTGCCTCCAAGGAAAACAAGCCCAAGATCGATGACTTCTAA